A single region of the Acidobacteriota bacterium genome encodes:
- a CDS encoding enoyl-CoA hydratase/isomerase family protein, which produces MMKPVQWRLADAVAHLEIDRPPLNVLDLATLAELDGALAEIGRARPQPRVLVIRGAGPRAFSAGVAVQDHRRDRIAEMLRRFHGALRRLRALPTVSIAAVHGLCLGGAMELAASCDLVVAEADAELGQPEIDVGCFPPWAAALYPPRIGSHRTLELLLTGRRLTAPEAHRWGLVNRLAERGRLDDEVAAITAELTAKSGAVTALAKAAVRASEEAFEAAVRKAEEIYLGELAEREDMIEGVAAFTEKRPPVWKHR; this is translated from the coding sequence ATGATGAAGCCTGTGCAGTGGCGCCTCGCGGACGCCGTCGCCCACCTCGAGATCGACCGCCCGCCCCTCAACGTCCTCGACCTCGCCACGCTGGCGGAGCTCGACGGTGCCCTGGCGGAGATCGGTCGGGCCCGGCCGCAGCCTCGCGTCCTGGTGATCCGCGGCGCCGGGCCGCGCGCCTTCTCCGCCGGCGTCGCCGTCCAGGACCATCGCCGCGATCGCATCGCCGAGATGCTGCGCCGCTTCCACGGTGCCCTCCGCCGACTCCGCGCCCTGCCGACGGTGAGCATCGCGGCGGTCCACGGCCTCTGCCTCGGCGGCGCCATGGAGCTCGCCGCATCCTGCGATCTGGTGGTCGCCGAGGCCGATGCGGAGCTCGGCCAGCCGGAGATCGACGTCGGCTGCTTTCCGCCCTGGGCCGCGGCCCTCTACCCGCCGCGCATCGGCAGTCATCGCACCCTCGAGCTGCTGCTCACGGGGCGCCGCCTGACGGCCCCGGAAGCCCATCGCTGGGGCCTGGTCAACCGCCTCGCAGAGCGCGGCCGCCTGGACGACGAAGTCGCCGCCATCACCGCCGAGCTGACCGCCAAGAGCGGCGCTGTGACCGCTCTCGCCAAAGCCGCCGTTCGCGCTTCCGAGGAAGCCTTCGAGGCCGCCGTCCGCAAGGCCGAAGAGATTTACCTCGGGGAGCTCGCCGAGCGTGAAGACATGATCGAAGGAGTCGCCGCCTTCACCGAGAAGCGTCCCCCCGTTTGGAAACACCGATGA
- a CDS encoding gamma-glutamyl-gamma-aminobutyrate hydrolase family protein (Members of this family of hydrolases with an active site Cys residue belong to MEROPS family C26.), producing MRPLLVTGTTAEEVAPVVTALVACGVARDQVEVLLPETAGETRQRVRRARGLVLGGGGDLHPRHFGEAELAGGGLSLVEDRDRLDLEALAGARQGQIPVWGICRGAQVLNVFFGGDLWQDLPSQLGGILPHDVSRPLDALSHGLEISAPESETGRILRREPPLVNSRHHQAIRKLGADLEAIAHSPDGVIEAIELNDDRWWVRAVQWHPEDLVALAQQRALWSTFLAAAA from the coding sequence GTGAGACCCCTGCTGGTCACCGGCACGACGGCCGAGGAGGTGGCCCCGGTGGTCACCGCCCTGGTCGCCTGTGGCGTGGCCCGCGACCAGGTCGAGGTGCTGCTCCCGGAGACGGCGGGAGAAACGCGCCAGCGAGTCCGCCGGGCTCGCGGCCTGGTGCTCGGCGGCGGCGGCGACCTCCACCCGCGCCACTTCGGCGAGGCGGAGCTGGCCGGTGGCGGGCTGTCGCTGGTCGAAGATCGCGACCGACTCGACCTCGAAGCCCTCGCCGGGGCGCGCCAAGGCCAGATCCCGGTGTGGGGAATTTGCCGCGGCGCCCAGGTTCTCAATGTCTTCTTCGGCGGCGATCTGTGGCAGGACCTACCGTCCCAGCTCGGCGGCATCCTGCCGCACGACGTCAGCCGTCCCCTCGACGCCCTCAGCCATGGCCTCGAAATCAGCGCCCCGGAGAGCGAAACGGGGCGCATCCTGCGGCGCGAGCCGCCGCTGGTCAACAGCCGCCACCATCAGGCGATTCGCAAGCTCGGCGCCGACCTGGAAGCGATCGCCCACTCTCCGGACGGCGTCATCGAGGCGATCGAGCTCAATGACGACCGTTGGTGGGTGCGCGCCGTGCAATGGCACCCCGAAGACCTCGTCGCCCTGGCGCAGCAACGGGCCCTGTGGTCGACTTTCCTGGCGGCCGCCGCCTGA
- a CDS encoding thiolase family protein: MTSDIVLAAPVRTPIGKFGGALATLSAADLGTAAGAACLQRAGLAPERVDQAIFGHGRQAGGGPNTARQIAFRAGIPVERPAFTLNQACGSGLQAIFAAARAIRLGEAQIVLAGGTESMSNTPYLLPRARWGYRLGHGEVTDGMYRDGFNDPLSGLVMGETAEELADEHGIARADADAWAARSQQRCEAARERGRFAPEIAAVEVPGRKGSVRVEADEHPRDGVTAEGLTKLRPVFREGGTVTAGNASGITDGAAALLVASSQAARDAGLEPVARLAGWRVVGVEPRIMGIGPVPAVAALLSDLDLSPDDIDEVELNEAFASQVLACVDGFGIAADRINPDGGAIALGHPIGCTGTRIVVTLLHGMAERGHHRGLATLCVSGGMGLAAVVERMT, encoded by the coding sequence ATGACCTCTGACATCGTCCTCGCGGCGCCGGTCCGAACGCCCATCGGGAAGTTCGGCGGCGCCCTGGCGACGCTCTCCGCCGCCGACCTCGGAACGGCGGCGGGGGCGGCCTGCCTGCAGCGCGCCGGGCTGGCCCCGGAGCGCGTCGACCAGGCGATCTTCGGCCACGGTCGTCAGGCCGGCGGCGGTCCCAACACCGCCCGACAGATCGCCTTCCGCGCCGGCATTCCGGTGGAGCGTCCGGCGTTCACCCTCAATCAAGCCTGCGGCTCCGGCCTGCAGGCCATCTTCGCCGCCGCCCGCGCCATTCGCCTGGGGGAAGCGCAGATCGTGCTCGCCGGCGGCACCGAGAGCATGTCGAACACCCCCTACCTGCTGCCGCGCGCCCGCTGGGGCTACCGCCTCGGCCACGGCGAGGTCACCGACGGCATGTACCGAGACGGCTTCAATGACCCTCTCTCGGGCCTGGTGATGGGTGAAACGGCCGAAGAGCTGGCCGACGAGCACGGCATCGCAAGGGCCGACGCCGACGCTTGGGCGGCACGCAGCCAGCAGCGCTGCGAGGCGGCCCGCGAGCGCGGCCGTTTCGCGCCGGAGATCGCCGCCGTCGAGGTTCCCGGTCGCAAGGGATCGGTGCGGGTCGAGGCGGACGAGCACCCCCGCGACGGCGTCACCGCCGAGGGCCTGACCAAGCTGCGCCCCGTCTTCCGGGAGGGCGGCACGGTGACCGCCGGCAATGCTTCCGGCATCACCGATGGCGCCGCCGCCCTGTTGGTGGCGAGCTCGCAGGCGGCCCGCGATGCCGGCCTCGAGCCGGTGGCTCGCCTGGCGGGCTGGCGGGTGGTCGGAGTCGAGCCCCGCATCATGGGCATCGGTCCAGTCCCGGCCGTCGCGGCCCTGCTCTCGGACCTCGATCTGAGTCCGGACGACATCGACGAGGTCGAGCTCAACGAAGCCTTCGCCAGCCAAGTGTTGGCCTGTGTCGACGGCTTCGGCATCGCTGCCGACCGCATCAATCCGGACGGCGGCGCCATCGCCCTGGGTCATCCCATCGGCTGCACCGGCACCCGCATCGTCGTCACCCTGCTTCACGGCATGGCCGAGCGCGGCCACCACCGCGGCCTCGCCACCCTGTGCGTTTCCGGCGGCATGGGGTTGGCGGCGGTGGTGGAGCGCATGACGTGA
- a CDS encoding enoyl-CoA hydratase-related protein — protein sequence MSQTLIEEQHGRVTLLTINRPDKLNALNQQVRDDMVAAIERLEGDDSVGVVVVTGAGDKSFVAGADIGEFEGRSPFDQRHAMRSPRIFDVMQSFSKPVIAMVNGFCLGGGCELAMSCDLRIASDQARFGQPEINLGLIPGGGGTQRMPRLVGLGQTMRLMLTGDLIRADEAHRIGLVEVVVAHDELRETTLEMATKIASKSPLTLRIAKEAVNAAAQMPLADGIRYERDLFCLAFSTEDKAEGVEAFLQKRPAEWKGR from the coding sequence ATGTCCCAAACCCTGATCGAAGAACAGCATGGCCGCGTCACCCTGCTGACCATCAACCGCCCGGACAAGCTCAACGCCCTCAACCAGCAGGTGCGGGACGACATGGTCGCCGCCATCGAGCGCCTCGAGGGCGACGACTCGGTGGGGGTGGTGGTGGTCACCGGCGCCGGTGACAAGTCCTTCGTCGCCGGCGCCGACATCGGCGAGTTCGAAGGCCGGTCGCCCTTCGACCAGCGCCACGCCATGCGCAGCCCGCGCATCTTCGACGTCATGCAGAGCTTTTCGAAGCCGGTGATCGCGATGGTCAACGGCTTCTGCCTCGGCGGCGGCTGCGAGCTCGCCATGTCCTGTGATCTGCGCATCGCCTCGGACCAGGCTCGCTTCGGCCAGCCGGAGATCAACCTCGGTCTGATTCCCGGCGGCGGCGGCACCCAGCGCATGCCCCGCCTGGTCGGACTCGGTCAGACCATGCGGCTGATGCTCACCGGCGATCTGATCCGCGCCGACGAGGCGCATCGCATCGGCCTGGTGGAGGTGGTGGTGGCGCACGACGAGCTGCGCGAAACGACCCTCGAGATGGCGACCAAAATCGCCTCGAAGAGCCCGCTCACCCTGCGCATCGCCAAGGAGGCGGTGAACGCCGCGGCTCAGATGCCGCTGGCCGACGGCATTCGCTACGAGCGCGACCTCTTCTGCCTCGCCTTCTCGACGGAAGACAAGGCCGAGGGTGTGGAAGCGTTCCTCCAGAAGCGTCCCGCGGAGTGGAAAGGACGTTAG
- a CDS encoding enoyl-CoA hydratase/isomerase family protein, translating to MAEPTAQQTADRTLVHYEVKEGVAYLTLDDPPANTYTHEMMLELDAAILKARFDADVHVLVVRGVGEKFFCAGANINMLQNAEPRWKYYFCLHANETLNRLEHTPKLVIAALNGHTVGGGLEIAMAADLRIAKKDSGKVGLPEVNLGVLPGTGGTQRFSRMVGKSRSIELMVTGDLLSFEEAQELGVVNRIYEGDDFDQQVHDFAKSFCPPNRAAKAVGRIKRSVQSGAEVPFESGLAIERELQQQLFESDDATEGLDAYVERRKPSFSGR from the coding sequence ATGGCTGAGCCGACCGCTCAACAGACTGCCGACCGCACCCTGGTGCACTACGAGGTCAAGGAGGGGGTCGCTTACCTGACCCTCGACGACCCCCCGGCCAATACCTACACCCACGAGATGATGCTCGAGCTCGACGCCGCCATCCTCAAGGCTCGCTTCGATGCCGATGTCCACGTGCTGGTGGTGCGGGGCGTCGGTGAGAAGTTCTTCTGCGCCGGCGCCAACATCAACATGCTCCAAAACGCCGAGCCGCGCTGGAAGTACTACTTCTGCCTGCACGCCAACGAGACCCTCAACCGTCTCGAGCACACCCCCAAGCTGGTGATCGCGGCCCTCAACGGCCACACCGTCGGCGGCGGGCTGGAGATCGCCATGGCGGCGGACCTGCGGATCGCCAAGAAGGACTCCGGAAAGGTCGGCCTGCCGGAGGTCAACCTGGGTGTTCTTCCGGGCACCGGCGGCACCCAGCGCTTCTCGCGCATGGTGGGCAAGAGCCGCTCCATCGAGCTGATGGTCACCGGCGACCTGCTGAGCTTCGAGGAGGCCCAGGAGCTCGGCGTCGTCAACCGCATTTACGAAGGCGACGACTTCGACCAGCAGGTGCACGACTTCGCCAAGAGCTTCTGTCCGCCGAACCGTGCCGCCAAGGCCGTCGGCCGGATCAAGCGCTCGGTGCAGTCCGGTGCCGAGGTGCCCTTCGAGAGCGGCCTCGCCATCGAGCGCGAGCTGCAGCAGCAGCTCTTCGAGAGCGACGACGCGACGGAAGGCCTCGACGCCTACGTCGAGCGCCGGAAGCCCTCGTTTTCGGGGCGCTGA
- a CDS encoding HD-GYP domain-containing protein has translation MKLQTRIFATSFLIVSIGFLGVLLSQGMASLPLRALLLSGLATAIALVISWRVSRDLARPIRRLSEMTAEMAETGSQRRDFGGVDVAAPKILDPQKIHEVEDLRQALHHLVQSFAQSQADREKSYVEAIGAVVAAVDARDQETSGHSFRVAQYAVALATAMGIHHPDLLRAIEWGALLHDVGKIAVPDAILRKVGPLTEEEWHIMRQHANWGYEILADVQFLKPALAVVYSHHERWDGAGYPRGLAGDEIPLTARIFAVVDTYDAITSERPYRRPKTHREAIEELKRVAGSQLDPQVVEAFIELPEVELRSLRNQRGQLDLRLPSERRRESFGRGRQKVG, from the coding sequence GTGAAGCTTCAAACGCGCATCTTTGCCACTTCATTCCTGATCGTCTCGATCGGGTTTCTCGGCGTCTTGCTGAGCCAAGGAATGGCCAGCCTGCCGCTGCGCGCGTTACTCCTTTCCGGCCTCGCCACCGCCATCGCGCTGGTCATCTCCTGGCGCGTGTCGCGTGATCTCGCCAGGCCGATTCGGCGGCTCTCCGAGATGACCGCCGAGATGGCCGAGACGGGCAGCCAGCGACGCGATTTCGGCGGCGTCGATGTCGCCGCTCCGAAAATCCTCGATCCGCAAAAAATCCACGAGGTCGAGGACCTGCGCCAGGCCCTGCATCACCTGGTGCAGTCCTTCGCCCAGTCGCAAGCCGATCGCGAGAAGTCCTATGTCGAGGCCATCGGGGCGGTCGTCGCGGCGGTCGATGCGCGCGATCAGGAAACCAGTGGGCACTCGTTCCGAGTCGCCCAGTACGCCGTGGCCCTGGCGACGGCGATGGGCATCCACCACCCGGACCTGCTGCGCGCCATCGAGTGGGGCGCCTTGCTCCACGACGTCGGCAAGATCGCCGTGCCCGATGCCATTCTCCGCAAGGTGGGTCCGCTCACCGAGGAGGAGTGGCACATCATGCGGCAGCACGCCAACTGGGGCTACGAGATCCTCGCCGACGTGCAGTTCCTCAAGCCCGCCCTGGCGGTGGTCTACAGCCACCACGAGCGCTGGGACGGTGCCGGCTATCCTCGCGGTCTGGCGGGCGACGAGATTCCCCTCACGGCGCGCATCTTCGCCGTCGTCGACACCTACGACGCGATCACCTCGGAGCGCCCCTACCGGCGCCCCAAGACCCACCGCGAGGCGATCGAAGAGCTCAAGCGGGTGGCGGGCTCACAGCTCGATCCGCAGGTCGTGGAAGCCTTCATCGAGCTCCCGGAAGTCGAGCTCCGCAGCCTGCGCAACCAGCGCGGCCAGCTCGATCTCCGGCTGCCCAGCGAGCGCCGCCGGGAGAGCTTCGGTCGCGGTCGTCAGAAGGTCGGCTGA
- a CDS encoding YbaK/EbsC family protein yields MADLCDRIIEALEAAGVSFTLQRHAAVSSAAEAATTRGTALAEGTKAILFKVDHDFAIFAMNAERALHSAKIRRHLGVKRTRFASGEELFSMTGLRPGAVPPFGPPILPYPLYADPSVLERRELIFTAASREVSIRLTTADYRRVAQPEVFPFTR; encoded by the coding sequence ATGGCCGACCTCTGCGACCGCATCATCGAAGCGCTCGAAGCCGCCGGCGTGAGCTTCACGCTACAGCGCCACGCCGCCGTCTCGTCCGCTGCCGAGGCCGCCACCACTCGCGGCACGGCTCTCGCCGAGGGCACCAAGGCGATCCTCTTCAAGGTCGACCACGACTTCGCGATCTTCGCCATGAACGCCGAACGGGCACTCCACTCGGCGAAGATCCGCCGCCACCTGGGAGTCAAACGGACGCGCTTCGCGAGCGGCGAAGAGCTCTTCAGCATGACCGGCCTGCGACCCGGCGCCGTCCCGCCCTTCGGTCCACCGATCCTGCCCTACCCTCTCTATGCCGACCCTTCGGTCCTCGAGCGCCGCGAGCTGATCTTCACCGCGGCCTCGCGAGAGGTCTCGATCCGGCTGACGACGGCGGACTATCGACGGGTCGCCCAGCCAGAAGTCTTTCCGTTCACCCGCTGA
- the thiS gene encoding sulfur carrier protein ThiS: MSSDGNLDIVVNGEPMTVAPLATVADLLDNLGRHPQTVAVEHNGLIVSRQRYGDTPLRRGDRLEIVQFVQGG; the protein is encoded by the coding sequence ATGAGCTCCGATGGCAACCTCGACATCGTGGTCAACGGCGAACCGATGACGGTGGCGCCGCTGGCGACGGTGGCCGATCTTCTCGACAACCTCGGTCGCCACCCGCAGACCGTCGCCGTGGAGCACAACGGATTGATCGTCTCTCGCCAGCGCTATGGCGACACCCCGCTGCGGCGCGGCGACCGCCTAGAGATCGTGCAGTTCGTCCAAGGCGGTTGA